A genomic stretch from Bos javanicus breed banteng chromosome 29, ARS-OSU_banteng_1.0, whole genome shotgun sequence includes:
- the LOC133241809 gene encoding olfactory receptor 8B8-like, producing the protein MRLHGESEFCLKYDSILLSFRSHWKRMDIGNSSLVTEFILVGLTKYPEIQVPLFFLFLGIYIITMAGNLGLVTLIRLTSHLHTPMYYFLFNLSCIDLCYSSVITPKLLVNFLSKRNTISYAGCMTQLFFYCFFVNAECYVLTVMAYDHYVAICKPLLYKVTMSPQICSLMAVIVYLGAFIAAWAHTGCMLRLTFCDANTINHYMCDILPLLELSCTSTHINELVVLIIVGFDVGVPGLTVTVSYVFILSSILRISSTEGRSKAFSTCSSHIIVVSVFFGSGAFMYLHPSSVLSMNQKKVSTVFYTILVPMLNPLIYSFRNKEVKVALKRTLSRKIFF; encoded by the coding sequence ATGAGATTGCATGGGGAATCTGAGTTCTGCCTGAAATATGACTCTATTCTCCTATCTTTCAGATCTCACTGGAAGAGAATGGATATTGGAAACAGCTCACTGGTCACTGAGTTTATCCTTGTGGGTTTAACTAAATATCCAGAGATCCAGGTGCCCCTGTTCTTCCTCTTCTTGGGAATTTACATAATCACCATGGCAGGAAACCTGGGCTTGGTCACTCTAATTAGACTGACTTCTCACCTCCACACTCCAATGTACTACTTCCTCTTTAATTTATCCTGTATTGATCTCTGTTACTCTTCTGTCATCACCCCCAAACTGTTGGTAAACTTTCTGTCAAAGAGGAACACCATCTCCTATGCAGGATGCATGACTCAACTGTTTTTCTACTGCTTTTTTGTCAATGCAGAGTGCTATGTACTGACAGTGATGGCCTATGAtcactatgtggccatctgcaagcccctGTTGTACAAGGTCACCATGTCCCCTCAGATCTGCTCTCTAATGGCTGTGATTGTATACTTGGGGGCCTTTATTGCTGCCTGGGCCCACACAGGATGCATGTTGAGGCTGACCTTCTGTGATGCCAATACCATCAACCACTACATGTGTGATATCCTCCCACTCCTGGAGCTTTCCTGCACCAGCACTCACATCAATGAACTGGTGGTTCTCATCATCGTTGGCTTTGATGTTGGTGTGCCTGGCCTCACCGTCACTGTTTCATATGTTTTTATCCTTTCCAGTATCCTCCGCATCAGTTCCACAGAAGGAAGGTCCAAAGCGTTCAGTACTTGTAGTTCACATATaattgttgtttctgttttctttgggtCAGGGGCATTCATGTATCTTCATCCTTCTTCTGTTTTGTCCATGAACCAGAAGAAAGTGTCCACTGTATTCTATACCATTTTGGTGCCTATGCTTAATCCTCTGATCTATAGCTTCAGAAATAAGGAGGTTAAGGTTGCCCTGAAAAGAACcttaagtagaaaaatatttttctga